In Methanobacterium sp., the following proteins share a genomic window:
- a CDS encoding DUF1922 domain-containing protein: MYVIFRCDCGRAMYSREGVIQKKCVCGKTFKLKSRRIIAKADDIQLASKKVRELQEEKYGRAYFTTADKI, from the coding sequence ATGTACGTGATATTTAGATGCGACTGCGGACGTGCAATGTACTCCAGAGAAGGAGTTATACAGAAAAAATGTGTCTGCGGTAAAACTTTTAAGTTAAAAAGTCGACGCATCATTGCAAAGGCTGATGATATCCAGTTAGCTTCAAAGAAGGTCAGGGAACTTCAAGAAGAGAAATATGGCAGAGCATACTTTACAACTGCTGATAAAATCTAA
- a CDS encoding GTP-binding protein, whose amino-acid sequence MITSIYNFTKKGERKNIEFKEGLKRNYHLQKDRKQRLASQMKYRMERGDGEAIYFIGVDDAGNLTGLDHKNFEESLFVLKNIAEEAGSSILKVEKYPVDKGHVAKVLISKRNIGKKDHMLVGVAGHVDHGKSTLVGTLTTGTLDNGSGRTRIFLDLQKHEMERGLSADLSFAIYGFCKDQPVRVKNPLNKKEKARLVEECDKVISFVDTVGHEPWLRTTIRGIVGQKLNYGLVTVAANEGPTHITKEHLGIIIAMELPVIVVITKIDTVNKEKSLEVKNKVFGLLKLVGRIPYMVKNREDAEFAAKNMNEHLVPVVKVSSLTGEGLNLLDSLFLNLPIIDENKSKEKPFMMYIDKIYSVLGVGTVVSGTIRQGKVNIGDKLLLGPDGSGKFMEVGVKTIEMHHYKKDHAEAGEVVGISITGVDMDDIKRGMIICSSDYEMKAVREFEADVAILVHPTTIKNGYECITHIETIAETAAFEPIDNEYMSAGDSGKVRMRFKYRPYCVKEGQKIIFREGRSKGIGTIIRILE is encoded by the coding sequence ATGATAACAAGCATCTATAATTTCACCAAAAAAGGCGAGAGAAAGAATATAGAATTTAAAGAAGGCTTGAAGAGAAACTATCATCTTCAAAAAGATAGAAAACAGCGACTTGCATCGCAGATGAAATACAGAATGGAGCGCGGTGACGGAGAAGCCATCTATTTTATTGGTGTTGACGATGCTGGCAATTTAACAGGTCTTGACCATAAAAATTTCGAAGAATCACTTTTTGTTTTGAAAAATATAGCAGAAGAAGCAGGTTCATCTATTTTAAAGGTTGAAAAATATCCTGTAGATAAGGGACATGTGGCAAAAGTCCTGATCAGTAAAAGAAATATTGGTAAAAAGGATCACATGCTTGTTGGTGTTGCAGGACACGTTGATCATGGTAAAAGCACCCTTGTGGGGACTTTAACAACAGGAACACTGGACAACGGTTCAGGCAGGACCAGGATCTTTTTAGACCTGCAAAAACATGAAATGGAACGAGGGCTTTCTGCAGACCTTTCCTTTGCAATATATGGATTTTGCAAAGATCAGCCTGTACGGGTTAAAAACCCCCTGAATAAAAAAGAAAAAGCCAGGCTTGTTGAAGAATGTGATAAAGTCATATCCTTTGTAGATACTGTAGGGCACGAACCATGGCTTAGAACAACTATCAGAGGAATTGTAGGCCAGAAACTTAATTATGGCCTGGTCACAGTTGCTGCAAATGAGGGCCCAACCCACATTACAAAAGAACATCTTGGAATCATAATAGCTATGGAATTGCCAGTCATAGTTGTAATAACCAAGATAGACACGGTTAACAAAGAAAAATCTCTGGAAGTTAAGAATAAAGTTTTTGGACTCCTGAAACTGGTGGGTAGAATTCCTTACATGGTAAAAAATAGAGAAGATGCTGAATTTGCTGCTAAAAATATGAATGAACATTTAGTTCCTGTAGTAAAGGTTTCATCATTAACTGGTGAAGGTTTAAATTTACTTGACAGCTTATTTTTAAATTTACCCATCATTGATGAGAATAAAAGCAAAGAAAAGCCATTTATGATGTATATCGACAAGATATATTCTGTTCTTGGAGTTGGAACAGTTGTAAGTGGTACTATAAGGCAGGGAAAAGTAAATATTGGAGATAAACTACTTTTAGGTCCTGATGGTTCTGGAAAATTCATGGAAGTGGGAGTTAAAACCATAGAAATGCACCATTATAAAAAAGATCATGCAGAAGCTGGTGAAGTTGTTGGAATCTCTATTACTGGCGTTGATATGGATGATATTAAAAGAGGGATGATAATCTGTTCTTCTGATTATGAAATGAAAGCTGTAAGAGAGTTTGAGGCAGATGTAGCCATATTAGTCCATCCAACAACCATTAAAAATGGCTACGAATGCATAACTCACATTGAAACAATCGCTGAAACCGCAGCATTTGAACCTATAGATAACGAATACATGTCCGCAGGAGACAGCGGTAAAGTTAGAATGAGATTTAAATACAGGCCTTATTGTGTTAAGGAAGGTCAAAAAATCATATTTCGAGAAGGTAGAAGTAAAGGAATTGGCACCATTATAAGGATCCTTGAGTAG
- a CDS encoding DUF1538 domain-containing protein, with protein sequence MESADFKKEFKSTLKSLSPAIVLIFFFQIFFIRMPLSEFIPIVMGLVFTVTGFVLFVQGAKLGLLPMGERVGASLIERRDIFLIVIFGFLLGVVLTLAEPDVRLLAFLIESIMPEISKIKLILITALGLGIFALIAFIRSVFDVNINYILISGYLICLILVFVSSEVFLVKAFDMSAVTTGPMTIPFLITIGVGMVSVLGRRNRLKSGFGTMAIASIGPIIVILIWGIIEGML encoded by the coding sequence ATGGAATCCGCTGATTTCAAAAAAGAGTTTAAGTCTACCTTGAAATCCCTTTCACCGGCAATAGTGTTAATATTTTTTTTCCAGATATTTTTTATTAGAATGCCCCTTTCAGAGTTTATCCCAATAGTTATGGGGCTTGTTTTTACAGTGACTGGTTTCGTGCTGTTTGTTCAGGGTGCAAAACTTGGACTCCTACCTATGGGTGAAAGGGTGGGAGCATCGCTAATAGAAAGGCGTGATATTTTTTTGATAGTGATATTTGGATTTCTTCTGGGAGTGGTGCTTACTTTAGCAGAGCCTGATGTAAGGCTGCTTGCATTTTTGATTGAAAGTATAATGCCTGAGATTTCTAAAATCAAACTTATCCTCATCACTGCACTTGGTCTTGGTATATTTGCACTTATTGCTTTTATCAGATCAGTGTTTGATGTTAATATCAATTATATTTTAATTTCAGGTTATCTGATCTGTTTAATACTGGTTTTTGTATCTTCAGAGGTGTTTTTAGTTAAAGCATTTGATATGAGCGCTGTTACCACCGGGCCAATGACCATACCCTTTTTAATAACAATTGGTGTGGGAATGGTGTCAGTTCTTGGTAGAAGGAACAGGCTTAAGTCAGGTTTTGGCACTATGGCCATAGCTTCTATCGGGCCGATAATTGTAATCTTAATATGGGGTATTATAGAGGGAATGCTATGA
- a CDS encoding DUF1538 domain-containing protein: MIENVFQVFIDVTVAIMPVLGLILFFQIVVLKKTPPDIKRMLSGVLMTILGFFFFLFGAKISLIPFGEMIGEFLSKSNILEVVLFTFVFGIIVVFAEPAVNIFAYEIEEVSSGYIRKNLVVPTIAIGVGLALVFGALRIFHELSLAYILIPGYILILILTCVAPKEFVPIAYDAGAVAVGPVAITFALPMMIGMATGLWGEGSGILGLGTVGLIAMSPIIFMLFLGIIFNRRRKSG, translated from the coding sequence ATGATCGAAAATGTGTTTCAAGTTTTCATCGATGTAACTGTTGCTATAATGCCTGTTTTGGGGTTAATACTCTTCTTCCAGATCGTTGTACTTAAAAAAACACCTCCTGACATTAAAAGAATGCTCTCTGGTGTTTTGATGACGATTCTTGGATTTTTCTTTTTTCTTTTTGGCGCAAAGATAAGTTTAATACCATTTGGTGAGATGATTGGTGAATTTCTCTCAAAAAGTAACATATTAGAGGTGGTCCTGTTCACATTTGTATTTGGAATAATTGTAGTTTTTGCAGAACCTGCAGTTAATATATTTGCCTATGAAATAGAGGAAGTTTCTTCAGGTTACATACGCAAAAACTTGGTTGTTCCCACTATTGCAATTGGTGTTGGTTTGGCTTTAGTATTCGGGGCGCTTAGGATTTTCCATGAATTATCTCTTGCATATATTCTGATACCTGGATACATTTTAATACTTATTTTAACATGTGTTGCTCCAAAGGAGTTTGTTCCAATAGCATATGATGCTGGTGCAGTGGCTGTTGGGCCTGTTGCAATAACATTTGCCCTGCCAATGATGATTGGAATGGCCACTGGCTTATGGGGTGAAGGATCTGGAATTCTGGGGCTTGGAACTGTAGGTTTGATTGCAATGTCTCCCATTATATTTATGTTATTTTTAGGCATTATATTTAACAGGAGGAGGAAAAGTGGATAA
- a CDS encoding P-II family nitrogen regulator codes for MDNKDEFQLIMVVVETGYASSLLEAAREAGSEGGTIFHGRGVGVHEHSKFFGTPIEPEKEMLMILIKKTYTKRVLEAVVAKGELNKPGRGMAFVVDVSMVAGIVHMGEAFPRVP; via the coding sequence GTGGATAATAAGGATGAGTTCCAGTTAATCATGGTGGTTGTTGAAACAGGATATGCAAGTTCTTTACTGGAAGCTGCAAGAGAGGCAGGTTCAGAAGGAGGTACCATATTTCATGGTAGAGGGGTGGGGGTACACGAACACAGCAAGTTTTTTGGCACCCCTATAGAGCCTGAAAAAGAGATGTTGATGATTCTAATCAAAAAAACTTATACGAAAAGAGTGCTTGAAGCTGTGGTGGCAAAAGGAGAATTAAATAAACCCGGTAGGGGAATGGCCTTTGTGGTGGATGTCTCAATGGTTGCTGGAATTGTCCACATGGGTGAAGCATTTCCCAGAGTACCATAG
- a CDS encoding HAD-IC family P-type ATPase translates to MKTVEDWQEINVEDALKTLHTERNGLLEEDAEQRLKDFGPNELVKKKRITAPELFLKQFNSFLIFVLFGAAAISGIAGKMFHLKVILLIILFIAILGFVQEYKAEKAMQALKGMIREESVVLRGGRPKKTPVKDVVKGDIVVLEAGDNVPADAKVIESISLKLDESALTGESVSIDKEHGDLIFAGTHLVHGRCRAVVFATGMDREIGRIAGMILEEEEKTPLQIRVNRLAKILAVAVVVICSAIFFIGIVKGAPILLILITALALSVAGVPEGLPLALALTLAISMHRMAKHHSIVRKMSAVETLGSTTVICTDKTGTITKNEMTVERIFTDETVIEVTGEGYTPDGMFTISGSKIDPQKNEALMLLLKGAVLCNNAHLEKRKTWDIIGDPTEGALLVMAAKAGIQKDVLEKTSPRIEELIFTTERKMMTTIHREINGLIAFSKGAPEIILSLCGYIQKQGKVSKIHEEDVDRVLEMNRSFADDALRVLAVACKKEPLGDIEDDLIFIGLVGMMDPPRAEAEEAVKQCKHAGIRAVMITGDNEHTASSIGKKIGLVREEPILSMTGEAVDRLSDEELVDVVENVDIYSRTYPEHKLRIVKALKQRGEVVAMTGDGVNDAPALKNADIGIAMGIKGTDVSKGASDIVLTDDNFATIVEAIKDGRTIYENIRKFTALMISVNFTQVLVILLGILIFGFELLPLVALQILLLNAAMAELPSVTLGIDPARADVMNKPPRDPKEKLLTRKLWSVIFSIALYMSIACLVVFWIYLPDLTKARTMVLSTLTGFIIFNTFNFISIKDSIFKVGIFKNRWLFAAIGGTLMILSSVIYIPLMQMIFETTTLNLDDLVIAVSVSSTILIVAEIVKFTYKKSRRKI, encoded by the coding sequence ATGAAAACTGTTGAAGATTGGCAGGAGATAAATGTGGAAGATGCCTTAAAAACTCTGCATACAGAAAGAAATGGTCTTCTGGAAGAGGATGCAGAGCAGAGATTGAAAGATTTTGGGCCTAATGAACTGGTGAAGAAGAAAAGGATAACAGCCCCTGAATTATTTCTCAAACAATTCAATAGCTTTCTGATCTTTGTGCTGTTTGGTGCAGCAGCAATATCAGGAATCGCAGGAAAGATGTTTCATCTTAAGGTTATTTTGCTCATCATTCTCTTTATCGCTATTTTGGGATTTGTTCAAGAATACAAAGCAGAAAAGGCAATGCAGGCTTTGAAGGGGATGATACGCGAAGAAAGTGTTGTGCTTCGAGGGGGCAGACCAAAAAAGACACCGGTAAAAGATGTAGTTAAGGGAGATATAGTGGTTCTTGAAGCTGGAGACAACGTTCCTGCAGATGCCAAGGTTATAGAATCCATCAGCCTGAAGCTTGATGAATCTGCACTTACAGGAGAATCTGTATCAATAGATAAGGAACATGGAGATTTAATATTTGCCGGCACCCATCTGGTGCATGGCCGTTGCAGGGCAGTAGTCTTTGCAACCGGGATGGATCGAGAGATCGGAAGGATTGCAGGAATGATTTTGGAGGAGGAAGAGAAAACACCCCTTCAGATAAGGGTAAACAGACTTGCAAAAATACTTGCTGTTGCAGTTGTTGTAATTTGTTCAGCAATCTTTTTTATTGGTATAGTTAAAGGGGCGCCTATCCTCCTTATACTTATCACTGCACTTGCACTCTCTGTCGCCGGAGTTCCAGAGGGTTTACCACTTGCCCTGGCTTTAACACTGGCAATAAGCATGCACAGGATGGCAAAGCACCACAGTATTGTGCGAAAGATGTCTGCAGTGGAGACGCTTGGTTCTACAACAGTTATCTGTACAGATAAAACGGGAACTATAACCAAAAATGAAATGACAGTGGAGCGGATATTTACCGATGAAACTGTGATTGAAGTTACAGGAGAAGGATACACGCCAGACGGTATGTTCACCATAAGTGGAAGTAAAATCGATCCCCAGAAAAACGAAGCATTGATGCTTCTGCTTAAAGGTGCAGTTCTATGTAATAATGCTCACCTTGAGAAAAGAAAAACATGGGATATTATTGGGGACCCCACAGAGGGAGCGCTACTTGTGATGGCTGCAAAAGCTGGAATACAAAAGGATGTACTTGAAAAAACAAGTCCAAGAATTGAAGAACTGATCTTTACCACCGAAAGAAAGATGATGACCACAATCCATAGAGAGATAAATGGATTAATTGCATTTTCGAAAGGAGCGCCTGAAATCATTTTAAGTCTTTGTGGATACATTCAAAAGCAGGGAAAGGTCTCAAAGATCCATGAAGAAGATGTGGATAGAGTATTAGAAATGAACAGGTCATTTGCAGACGATGCCCTCAGAGTGCTTGCAGTTGCCTGCAAAAAGGAACCATTGGGAGATATTGAGGATGACCTGATATTTATAGGTCTTGTAGGCATGATGGATCCACCAAGAGCAGAGGCAGAGGAAGCAGTGAAGCAGTGTAAACATGCAGGTATAAGGGCTGTAATGATAACTGGAGATAACGAACATACTGCATCCTCAATAGGGAAGAAGATTGGGCTGGTGAGAGAAGAACCTATCCTCTCGATGACAGGTGAAGCTGTGGATAGGTTAAGTGATGAAGAACTTGTAGACGTCGTTGAAAACGTTGATATCTATTCCAGAACATATCCTGAACATAAACTTAGAATTGTGAAGGCATTAAAACAAAGAGGTGAAGTGGTTGCAATGACTGGTGATGGTGTAAATGATGCACCGGCGCTGAAAAATGCAGATATAGGAATTGCAATGGGAATAAAAGGGACAGATGTTTCAAAAGGAGCATCAGACATAGTGTTAACAGATGATAATTTTGCAACGATTGTTGAGGCTATAAAGGATGGGAGGACCATCTATGAGAACATAAGAAAGTTCACAGCCCTCATGATCTCTGTAAACTTTACACAGGTTCTTGTAATCCTTTTGGGTATCCTGATTTTTGGATTCGAACTCCTGCCCCTGGTTGCACTCCAGATCCTGCTTTTAAATGCAGCAATGGCCGAACTTCCATCTGTAACGCTTGGAATTGACCCTGCAAGAGCTGATGTTATGAATAAACCGCCGAGAGATCCAAAGGAGAAGCTATTAACAAGGAAACTATGGTCGGTAATTTTTTCCATTGCTCTTTACATGTCCATTGCATGTCTCGTTGTCTTCTGGATTTACCTGCCCGACCTTACAAAGGCAAGAACAATGGTTTTAAGCACTCTCACTGGATTTATAATATTCAACACATTCAACTTCATATCCATCAAGGACTCAATTTTTAAGGTCGGGATTTTTAAAAACAGATGGTTATTTGCTGCAATAGGCGGGACACTTATGATACTTTCTTCAGTAATATATATACCATTGATGCAGATGATATTTGAAACAACAACATTAAATTTGGACGATCTGGTTATTGCTGTTTCTGTCTCTTCAACAATTCTAATTGTAGCAGAAATTGTAAAGTTCACCTACAAAAAGAGCAGACGAAAAATATGA
- a CDS encoding MBL fold metallo-hydrolase: protein MKKFNDILMIEGSGSDSNIYVFDDVIIDTGTGDNIEYVLNSLKKADLNPSDISMIVNTHCHFDHAGGNKYFDSKLAIHKKDAPALENGDPIATAAYMFGRRIEPRKVDFKLTEDDKIHDFEVIHTPGHTIGSICLYDGETLISGDTVFADGGFGRYDIGGDLIMLKESLERLSKLDVEYLLPGHGPAVDNGSEHISLANRILKGF, encoded by the coding sequence ATGAAAAAATTCAACGATATCCTCATGATAGAAGGATCTGGCTCTGATTCTAATATTTACGTCTTTGATGATGTAATAATCGATACTGGAACTGGAGACAATATTGAATATGTGCTCAATTCACTTAAAAAAGCTGATTTAAATCCTTCTGACATATCAATGATTGTAAATACTCACTGTCATTTTGATCACGCTGGCGGAAATAAATATTTCGATTCTAAACTTGCAATACACAAAAAAGATGCTCCCGCACTTGAAAATGGAGATCCTATAGCAACCGCGGCTTACATGTTTGGAAGAAGGATTGAACCGAGGAAAGTTGATTTTAAATTAACTGAAGACGATAAAATTCATGATTTTGAAGTAATTCATACCCCTGGACATACAATTGGTAGTATTTGCCTTTATGATGGCGAAACACTGATATCTGGAGATACAGTATTTGCAGATGGCGGATTTGGAAGATATGATATTGGTGGAGACTTAATTATGTTAAAAGAGTCTTTAGAAAGACTTTCTAAACTGGATGTTGAATATCTTCTTCCAGGGCATGGACCTGCAGTAGATAACGGATCTGAACATATAAGCCTTGCAAACAGAATTTTGAAAGGATTTTAG
- a CDS encoding TrkA family potassium uptake protein, translating to MFKVYKMYIVIMGAGRVGLNLASNLVGRGHDVTIIENDDNLCSDAASELDALVICGNGTDTKTLEEANVADADVFVAATGNDEANLLSCILVKEYKIKKIIARLSNPDHEEAFKKVGIDDVISPELTAAGYLEKLITRPKVADLIVIGKGDAEILDITVKNKKVIGKRVGDISPTDDYIIVAVYKNGEITIPREDMVLKEGDKISILVKTKAVKDIVKMCTE from the coding sequence ATTTTTAAGGTGTATAAAATGTATATAGTTATAATGGGTGCAGGAAGGGTTGGATTGAATCTTGCATCTAATTTGGTGGGCAGGGGTCACGATGTCACCATTATAGAAAATGATGATAATTTATGCAGTGATGCTGCCTCTGAACTGGATGCGTTGGTCATCTGCGGCAACGGTACAGATACAAAAACCCTTGAAGAGGCCAATGTAGCTGATGCAGATGTTTTTGTCGCTGCAACAGGTAATGATGAAGCAAATCTACTTTCATGTATACTTGTTAAGGAATATAAAATCAAAAAAATCATCGCACGGCTTAGCAACCCTGATCACGAAGAAGCATTTAAAAAAGTAGGTATTGATGATGTTATAAGCCCAGAACTTACTGCAGCAGGCTATCTTGAGAAATTGATAACAAGACCTAAGGTTGCAGACCTGATTGTTATTGGAAAAGGGGATGCTGAAATATTGGATATCACAGTGAAAAATAAAAAAGTGATTGGCAAAAGAGTAGGAGATATAAGTCCTACTGATGATTATATAATTGTTGCAGTATACAAAAATGGTGAAATAACGATTCCTCGAGAAGACATGGTTTTAAAGGAAGGAGATAAAATATCAATTCTTGTTAAAACCAAAGCTGTAAAGGATATAGTTAAAATGTGTACAGAATAA
- a CDS encoding TrkH family potassium uptake protein, whose amino-acid sequence MAGIGVVTLTPLIVALIYGEHNYLSFVIPSGFSILLGLGLKKLFSGKGTNIRLKHGMMIAALAWLWAALIGSLILVSATQISFLNAYFESMSAWTGSGLTIFTDVEILPKSVLFLRSIQQWIGGLGVVIVVIGVLIRPGTAAARLYKSEAREEKIKPSILGTVKTIWWIYIFYTVLGIILYILAGMPLFDAINNTFTNLSTGGMSIKNNNIGAYENDLIYIITIMLMFIGGTSFLIHYKLLKGKSKRVIKDIQFQASLIIIFIFSVLLIVNAKFVPIEAVFNVVSALSCTGSSIPPVNIMIAWPPYAKITLMACMVIGMAAGSTTGALKLIRIITLVKGLHWELLKIVAPEGSVIPRKISNKPVTDVEIREAGSYVFIYIFFIFITWLVFVQYEYDALNSLYEICSAQGNVGLSMGITSPTMHQIPQILLIFNMWIGRIEIIPVLVLLRASLGLVKR is encoded by the coding sequence ATGGCGGGTATTGGCGTGGTAACATTAACGCCACTTATAGTTGCTCTAATTTATGGCGAACATAACTACCTTTCCTTTGTAATCCCTTCTGGATTTTCTATTTTGCTTGGATTGGGTTTAAAAAAGCTTTTTTCAGGTAAAGGTACCAATATACGTCTTAAACATGGAATGATGATTGCAGCATTGGCATGGCTCTGGGCAGCATTGATTGGAAGTCTTATATTAGTGTCAGCAACACAAATAAGCTTTTTAAACGCTTATTTTGAAAGCATGTCTGCATGGACAGGAAGCGGCCTTACCATATTTACAGATGTTGAAATACTCCCCAAATCAGTCCTGTTTTTAAGAAGTATTCAACAGTGGATTGGGGGACTTGGTGTCGTTATTGTGGTTATTGGAGTATTAATAAGACCTGGAACAGCAGCAGCAAGGCTATATAAATCTGAAGCCAGAGAAGAAAAAATTAAACCAAGTATTCTTGGGACTGTAAAGACCATATGGTGGATTTACATTTTTTACACAGTTTTAGGGATTATTCTATATATTCTTGCGGGGATGCCTCTTTTTGATGCCATAAACAATACATTCACCAATTTATCAACAGGGGGCATGTCCATTAAAAATAACAACATAGGTGCTTATGAAAACGATTTGATTTACATAATAACAATCATGTTAATGTTTATAGGAGGTACAAGCTTCCTTATTCATTATAAACTGTTAAAAGGTAAATCTAAACGCGTGATAAAGGATATTCAGTTTCAAGCATCTCTAATTATAATTTTCATTTTCTCGGTACTTTTGATAGTAAATGCAAAATTTGTTCCAATAGAAGCTGTATTTAATGTTGTTTCTGCGCTTTCATGTACTGGATCCAGTATTCCTCCTGTAAACATCATGATTGCATGGCCCCCATATGCCAAAATAACTCTTATGGCCTGTATGGTAATTGGAATGGCTGCAGGTTCTACAACAGGAGCATTAAAGCTTATAAGGATAATTACGCTGGTGAAAGGATTACACTGGGAACTATTAAAAATTGTGGCCCCTGAAGGTTCTGTTATACCTCGAAAGATATCTAATAAGCCTGTAACTGATGTAGAAATTAGAGAGGCAGGATCATACGTGTTTATTTACATTTTTTTCATTTTTATTACCTGGCTGGTTTTTGTGCAGTATGAATACGACGCTTTAAATTCATTATATGAAATCTGTTCTGCACAGGGAAATGTAGGGCTTTCGATGGGTATTACATCTCCAACAATGCATCAAATTCCTCAAATTTTATTAATATTCAATATGTGGATTGGGAGGATTGAGATAATTCCTGTACTTGTTTTATTAAGAGCTTCATTAGGCCTGGTTAAAAGATAA
- a CDS encoding slipin family protein, which translates to MDLVSLIIIGIIVLIILGLSIRIVNQYERGVVFRLGRVIGVRDPGLRLIIPVVDRMVKVSLRIVTMPIPSQKIITQDNVSIDVAAVAYFKVVNAYDAVVAIENYNRAVNQIAQTTMRNVIGQFLLDDVLSSTTRINEKIKEIIDKHSEPWGVQITAVEIKDIKLPETMQRAMARQAEAERDKRAKIIAAEGEFLSAAKLGEAADVIEAHPVALQLRNLQVLNEIASEKNSTIIFPAQFMSTISELKDFMKLEKRLK; encoded by the coding sequence ATGGATCTGGTAAGCCTTATAATCATTGGAATTATAGTTTTAATTATTTTAGGGCTTTCAATAAGAATAGTGAATCAATATGAGCGAGGGGTTGTTTTTAGACTGGGGAGAGTTATAGGAGTAAGAGACCCAGGGCTTCGACTTATAATTCCTGTAGTTGATAGGATGGTTAAAGTATCGCTTAGAATAGTTACCATGCCCATCCCATCACAAAAAATAATTACTCAGGACAATGTATCAATTGATGTGGCCGCAGTAGCATATTTCAAGGTTGTTAATGCATATGATGCTGTTGTTGCAATTGAAAACTATAACCGTGCAGTTAACCAAATTGCACAGACTACAATGAGAAACGTAATAGGACAGTTCCTTTTAGACGATGTACTATCTTCAACCACAAGAATAAACGAAAAAATTAAGGAAATAATCGATAAGCACAGCGAACCCTGGGGGGTGCAGATTACTGCAGTGGAAATTAAAGATATTAAGCTCCCTGAAACAATGCAAAGGGCAATGGCAAGACAGGCAGAGGCAGAAAGGGATAAAAGAGCCAAGATAATTGCTGCAGAAGGTGAGTTTTTATCTGCTGCTAAACTTGGAGAAGCTGCTGATGTTATAGAAGCACATCCAGTTGCACTCCAGTTAAGGAACCTGCAGGTGCTAAACGAAATTGCAAGCGAGAAAAATTCAACCATAATCTTTCCTGCTCAGTTCATGTCAACGATTAGCGAACTAAAAGATTTCATGAAGTTGGAAAAAAGATTGAAATAA
- a CDS encoding TRAM domain-containing protein, with amino-acid sequence MFRNNYGRDNFSDNRGPSAPINVGEEYDVKIEDVGRDGDGIARVEGYVVFVSGAKLGDEVKIKINSTRRNFGFADVVESSDD; translated from the coding sequence TTGTTTAGAAATAACTATGGAAGAGATAATTTCTCAGATAATAGAGGACCTTCCGCTCCTATAAACGTAGGAGAGGAATACGATGTTAAAATTGAAGATGTTGGAAGAGACGGCGATGGAATTGCAAGAGTAGAAGGATACGTAGTATTCGTTTCAGGCGCCAAGCTTGGTGATGAAGTTAAAATTAAAATAAATTCAACAAGAAGAAACTTTGGCTTTGCTGACGTAGTTGAAAGTTCAGATGATTAA
- a CDS encoding metallophosphoesterase translates to MSDSHDNLDAIRKAVETFNRAEVELVIHAGDMISPFTAKEIQKLNCEFKAIFGNNDGERDGLRKFFKDICYHDDFQSLEIEGKKFAVIHGTNEDVVDALVKSEKYDAVIRGHTHQLEVKEGRCMMINPGETCGYLSGMQTILLLDPDDLSYETVFL, encoded by the coding sequence ATGTCAGATTCACATGATAATCTGGATGCTATCAGAAAGGCAGTTGAGACATTTAATAGGGCTGAAGTAGAACTTGTAATACATGCAGGAGATATGATTTCCCCGTTTACTGCTAAAGAAATTCAAAAATTAAATTGTGAATTTAAGGCCATTTTTGGGAACAATGATGGAGAAAGAGATGGTCTAAGGAAATTTTTTAAGGACATATGTTATCACGATGATTTTCAAAGTCTTGAAATTGAAGGAAAAAAGTTTGCAGTTATTCACGGTACCAATGAGGATGTGGTAGATGCACTGGTTAAAAGTGAGAAATATGACGCTGTTATAAGAGGGCATACGCACCAATTAGAGGTAAAAGAAGGAAGGTGTATGATGATAAACCCTGGAGAAACCTGTGGTTACTTATCAGGCATGCAAACCATATTACTGCTTGATCCAGATGATCTAAGCTATGAAACAGTGTTTCTGTAA